The Geovibrio ferrireducens genome contains the following window.
CACAGGTGATTTTATGCTGGAAAAGATTGATCACATCGGAATAGCGGTCAGGAATCTGGACGAGGCGCTGAAATTTTACGGTGTCATGGGTGCGGGTGCTGATCATTTTGAGGAAGTCCCCACTCAGAAGGTGCGTGTGGCGTTCATCAATGTCGGCGGCGTGAACATTGAGCTTCTGGAGCCCACGAGTGAGGAGAGCCCCATCGCCAAGTATCTTGAAAAGAAGGGCGAGGGCATCCACCACATAGCCTACAGGGTTCCCTGTGTAAAAACCGCTCTGGACAAGCTCAGGTCTGAGGGGATAAAGCTCATTGACGAGGAGCCCAAACCCGGCGCTCACGGAATGCAGATAGCCTTTGTTCACCCTAAAAGCGTGAACGGTGTCCTGACGGAGCTTTCGCAGGAAGGTGCTCATTAAGCTATGCTGTACTACATTCTGGCGGTCATAGCCGGGCTGATTCCGTCTCTTTTTCTGCCTGAGGGTTACCACGGGCGTGTGCGGAGGCATCTTTTCACATTCAGCCTTGTGGGATTACTGTTTTTTATGGGCGTAAACCTCGGCAAAGACCCGCATATACTTGAAAAATTAGCTGATTTCGGACTTACGTCCTTTATCATATCCGTATTTGTCATAGTTTTCAGCGTGGCGTTTGTCCTGCTGTTTGTTCGTTTATTCGGTAAAAAAGAATGCTGATAGTGCTTGTTGCTTCTGTTTTTGCAGGGGCTTTTCTTTCTTTCAACGGTCTTCTCCCTGAGGTGCTTGTCAATAACAACGGCATGCTGGTGGAGGCGATGCTTTATCTCATGCTGTTTCTCATAGGCTTTGATCTGGGCACTTCCAGAGCCGGGCTTAAGGCCACCCTCAAGCCGGACAGATACCTTATCATTGTCCCTGCGGGGACAATAGCCGGAACCATATTCGGCGGTTTCCTCTGTTCGTTCGTGATTAAGCTCTCCGCTATGGACGCTATGGCGGTAGCTTCGGGCTTCGGGTGGTATTCGTTTTCGGCGGTTATACTGGCCAAGGTGAAAAGTGCGGAACTAGGCGCTATCGCCTTCCTTTCAAATGTTATCAGAGAGAGCCTGACCCTTGTCTGTGTGCCTTTCATAGCGAAATACTTCGGTCAGTATGCGGCAATTGCTCCGGGCGGGGCTACCACCATGGATGTTACTCTGCCGGTGATAGAGAAGTTCGCGGGAAGACGCGCGGCACTCATCGGCTTTGTACAGGGGGTTGTGCTGACCACCCTGACACCATTTATCATCCAGCTTTTTATCTGACCGCAGCCTTTTACGCATAAATGTAATTATTCACATACGTTCTATCAACACCTCTGTTAGAATTATTTATAAATTTAATAGAGGTGTGTGATGCGGTATTTCAGAATTTTATTAATAGTGCTCTCAGTATCAGTGCTTTCTGCATGCAACAGCGGAAGCAGTTCATCGGAAACCGGCGGCACGGGCAGCACCGGTTACTCCCCTGCGGACATGGCGGGAGTCTGGAACGTAAGCGGCTTCGGAAGCGACCCGGACATCTTCATTGACAGAGGTGAACTCACTTACAGTTCAAACGGAAATGTCAGCAGCACTCTCAGCAGCAGACAGGCGGGAACCAGCTACACGGTGGAGGTTATCAATGACGGTTCCAGAGTCGATATGATTATCTCACCGGAAATGACAATACCGGGAACCGGCGGCGCATCGGATGATAACCTGTATTACGGCTTCCTTGACCACGGCAAAACGATCATTCCCTATTTCAATGAGTACGAATACAGAAAATACTTTCTGGGTCTTGAACTGAAAAGAGGTTCAGCATATAACATCAGTGATTTACAGGGTGAATGGGAGTTTGTAGCCATTTCATATTCCGGTATTCAATGGTTTGCGAAGGGAGCAGTAACGGCGGGTGCGGACGGAACATTCACAGGCTCGCTCACGAACAATTCCGAAGTGACATCAGCTTTCAGCGGAACCTTCGGTATTGACAGCACCGGTCTTGTCACAATGGAGGAGACCTACGGGCTGATCGGCTGGATGGATGCAGGGAAAACTGTCTTTACGCTGAGCTATTATGATGAGGATTCCCCTCAGCTTCAGCGTTACTATGTGTTCGCGAAAAAGCCATCTTCTGTTTCCCCTGCGGATTTTCAGACCACATGGTCATCCCTGTCGATGAACTTCATCACAATGTACAGAGGCTGGTCATCGGTTTCATACGGCATTGAACCGGACGATGACTGCATTGTAGATTCTGACAAAACATTTCAGGCCTGTGTGAGAGATGACGGCGGACAGATTCTTGAACTGCGTGTGCGCAATGTGAAAAACCGGAGCATGTTTCAGTGATTAAAAAAGGCTGATACGGCAGAAACCGTATCAGCCGTCTGTTTAGTTTCTTGAAACCAGAAGAGAGACTGCCCCGTCAGAGCTGTTTATCATAAGGTTAGCCTTAGGCGTTACATCAGCAAGCTGAACAGCATTGCTTGAATCGTTCACAAGAGACATAGTTACCGGAGCAGCAACCACATCTATTATGCCGAATCCGCTTATCTGCCCTGTGCTCAGAAGGCCGGCAGACGCGATGTTATCCCCTTGTGAGGAGATGAGCGCGAA
Protein-coding sequences here:
- the mce gene encoding methylmalonyl-CoA epimerase; protein product: MLEKIDHIGIAVRNLDEALKFYGVMGAGADHFEEVPTQKVRVAFINVGGVNIELLEPTSEESPIAKYLEKKGEGIHHIAYRVPCVKTALDKLRSEGIKLIDEEPKPGAHGMQIAFVHPKSVNGVLTELSQEGAH
- a CDS encoding LysO family transporter; translated protein: MLYYILAVIAGLIPSLFLPEGYHGRVRRHLFTFSLVGLLFFMGVNLGKDPHILEKLADFGLTSFIISVFVIVFSVAFVLLFVRLFGKKEC
- a CDS encoding lysine exporter LysO family protein, which encodes MLIVLVASVFAGAFLSFNGLLPEVLVNNNGMLVEAMLYLMLFLIGFDLGTSRAGLKATLKPDRYLIIVPAGTIAGTIFGGFLCSFVIKLSAMDAMAVASGFGWYSFSAVILAKVKSAELGAIAFLSNVIRESLTLVCVPFIAKYFGQYAAIAPGGATTMDVTLPVIEKFAGRRAALIGFVQGVVLTTLTPFIIQLFI